A single region of the Demequina sp. genome encodes:
- a CDS encoding amidohydrolase, giving the protein MHADLAFVGGSVFLPDAASRPASAVAVAGGRVVAVGGDEVRDLIGPGTDVVELHGGLLIPGFQDAHVHPYQGGMSLLSCNLRGAATGPEAVAIVAEYAAARPHESWITGGGWYMSMFPGGTPEASLLDAAVSDRPVFLINRDAHGAWVNSRALELAGITRATPDPRDGRIERDAAGNATGTLHEGAMALVGALIPQTTVDERARALLAAQQHLHGFGITAWQDAIVGDYADMRDPGPAYHSLGTQGSLTARVVGALWWDRDRGLEQIGELEERRATLAAGRFAPTSVKIMQDGVAENFTAAMLSPYEDGHGHSTSNDGISFVEPDLLNRAVAELDARGFQVHFHAIGDRATRECLDAVGHALERNGRRDTRHHIAHIQVVHPEDIPRFAALDVTANMQALWATYEPQMTELTLPFLGEVRGAWQYPFGELARSGARLAAGSDWPVSSPDPLAAIHTAVNRWAPDEGEQEPFLPGQALTLRRALTAYTAGSAHVNHLDAETGTIEVGKLADLAVLDRDPFAGPQQAIGETRVLQTFVEGERVFAAGDAS; this is encoded by the coding sequence GTGCACGCAGACCTCGCCTTCGTCGGTGGTTCCGTCTTTCTGCCCGACGCTGCTTCCAGACCCGCTTCCGCCGTCGCCGTCGCCGGTGGCCGGGTGGTCGCGGTTGGTGGAGATGAGGTTCGTGACCTCATCGGGCCTGGTACCGACGTTGTAGAGCTACACGGTGGGCTGCTGATCCCCGGCTTCCAGGACGCGCACGTCCACCCGTACCAAGGCGGGATGAGCCTGCTCAGTTGCAACCTGCGAGGCGCCGCCACCGGACCGGAGGCCGTGGCCATCGTCGCCGAGTACGCGGCCGCGCGCCCGCATGAGTCATGGATCACGGGCGGGGGCTGGTACATGTCGATGTTCCCCGGCGGCACGCCGGAGGCGTCCCTCCTGGACGCCGCCGTGTCCGATCGCCCGGTGTTCCTCATCAACCGCGACGCGCACGGCGCGTGGGTCAACTCGCGCGCCCTTGAACTAGCGGGCATCACCCGCGCGACGCCGGATCCGCGAGACGGGCGCATCGAGCGCGACGCCGCCGGCAACGCCACCGGCACCCTCCACGAAGGCGCGATGGCCCTGGTAGGCGCCCTCATTCCCCAGACCACCGTGGACGAGCGGGCCAGAGCGCTCCTCGCGGCGCAGCAGCACCTGCACGGATTTGGCATCACCGCGTGGCAGGACGCGATCGTGGGCGACTATGCGGACATGCGGGACCCCGGCCCCGCCTATCACTCTCTCGGTACACAGGGGTCGTTAACTGCCCGTGTGGTGGGGGCCCTGTGGTGGGACCGGGACCGCGGACTCGAGCAGATCGGCGAGCTCGAGGAGCGGCGCGCGACCCTCGCGGCCGGGCGATTCGCCCCAACGAGCGTCAAGATCATGCAGGATGGCGTCGCCGAGAACTTCACGGCCGCCATGCTCTCCCCGTATGAGGATGGGCACGGCCATTCCACGAGCAACGACGGCATCTCCTTCGTGGAGCCGGACCTCCTGAACCGCGCCGTCGCCGAGCTGGACGCCCGCGGCTTCCAAGTGCACTTCCACGCGATCGGGGACCGTGCAACGCGCGAGTGCCTCGACGCCGTCGGGCACGCTCTGGAGCGCAATGGGCGCCGCGATACCCGCCATCACATCGCCCACATCCAGGTGGTGCATCCCGAGGACATCCCGCGCTTCGCCGCCCTTGATGTCACCGCCAACATGCAGGCCCTGTGGGCCACGTACGAGCCGCAGATGACCGAGCTCACGCTGCCGTTCCTTGGGGAGGTGCGGGGGGCGTGGCAGTACCCGTTCGGCGAGCTCGCTCGATCCGGCGCACGTCTCGCTGCCGGGAGCGACTGGCCGGTCTCAAGCCCGGACCCGCTCGCCGCGATCCACACCGCCGTGAACCGATGGGCCCCGGACGAGGGGGAGCAGGAGCCGTTCCTCCCGGGACAGGCGCTGACGCTGCGCCGCGCGCTCACCGCGTACACGGCTGGGTCCGCCCATGTGAACCACCTGGACGCGGAGACGGGAACCATCGAGGTGGGCAAGCTCGCGGACCTCGCGGTGCTGGATCGAGATCCCTTTGCCGGACCGCAACAGGCCATTGGCGAGACGCGCGTACTGCAGACCTTCGTCGAGGGTGAGCGCGTGTTCGCCGCGGGGGATGCCTCGTGA
- the nrdG gene encoding anaerobic ribonucleoside-triphosphate reductase activating protein, producing MPLAPDPTLWRSERVSQSFVADYKPFTFVDGEGVRCALYVSGCLFKCEGCFNEAAWSFRYGRPYDGELEARILGDLAHPAVQGLSLLGGEPFLNTGVCLSLVAAVREEFGGSKDVWAWSGYTFEQLCAEGGDKLELLRACDVLVDGPYLAGERDLTLQFRGSRNQRVLDVRASLEAASARAVCAM from the coding sequence ATGCCCCTTGCACCAGACCCGACGCTGTGGCGAAGCGAGCGCGTGAGCCAAAGCTTCGTCGCGGACTACAAGCCGTTCACGTTCGTGGATGGCGAGGGGGTGCGCTGCGCCCTGTACGTGAGCGGTTGCCTGTTCAAGTGCGAGGGCTGCTTCAACGAGGCCGCGTGGAGCTTCCGCTACGGGCGACCCTACGACGGCGAGCTCGAGGCGCGGATCCTCGGCGACCTCGCGCACCCGGCCGTCCAGGGGCTGTCGCTCCTGGGCGGCGAGCCGTTCCTCAACACCGGCGTGTGCCTTTCGTTGGTGGCGGCGGTGCGTGAGGAGTTCGGCGGGTCCAAGGACGTGTGGGCGTGGTCGGGCTACACGTTCGAGCAGCTCTGCGCCGAGGGAGGGGACAAGCTGGAGCTGCTCCGCGCGTGCGACGTGCTCGTGGACGGGCCGTATCTGGCGGGGGAGCGAGACCTGACGCTGCAGTTCCGCGGCAGCCGCAACCAGCGAGTGCTGGACGTGCGGGCGTCACTGGAGGCAGCGTCGGCCCGTGCAGTGTGCGCGATGTGA
- a CDS encoding N-acetyltransferase yields MAETTIIRNDERNRYEIQVDGELAGFTDFIAGDGGIAFTHTETLPAFSGRGLGLELAKGAIADAVSRQLTITPLCPFIRRYLERNEVPGADVNFPEQR; encoded by the coding sequence ATGGCCGAGACCACGATCATCCGCAACGACGAGCGCAACCGCTACGAGATTCAGGTGGATGGAGAGCTCGCGGGCTTCACCGACTTCATCGCCGGAGACGGCGGAATCGCCTTCACCCACACCGAGACGCTCCCCGCCTTCTCGGGGCGGGGCCTTGGCCTCGAACTCGCCAAAGGCGCCATCGCCGACGCCGTGTCGCGACAGCTGACGATCACTCCCCTGTGCCCGTTCATCCGCCGCTACCTGGAGCGCAACGAGGTGCCGGGCGCAGACGTGAACTTCCCCGAGCAGCGCTAG
- a CDS encoding cation transporter, whose product MPTQLELIAKGEERGLRGSMWVSIALTAVTAAVGLVVSSQLLILEAAFGTIGLLSTWMALAASRAAERGPTRRYPFGLDSLTPLVVAIQGVALGATLVYAAVTAVADILDGGHPVNAGVVAVMAGVAGLVGVGFAAWLRRIKPGSDLISSEAHQWRAGGVRALVAAVGAALGAIAVSRGAPFTDYVDSALVLLACALVVPVPVKLVRHGVNELLEGLPDRSTMAALEDAVATVTASLDLPQPQVRATKLGLKVYLDVRYVVVSPDVTIGFEDQVRRAMADAVAHLPLDVWATVQLTLGGDE is encoded by the coding sequence ATGCCCACCCAACTGGAGCTCATCGCCAAGGGCGAGGAGCGCGGCCTGCGTGGGTCGATGTGGGTGTCCATCGCGCTGACCGCCGTCACCGCTGCGGTGGGTCTGGTCGTATCCAGCCAGCTGCTGATCCTCGAGGCGGCCTTCGGCACGATTGGCCTGCTGTCCACGTGGATGGCGCTCGCGGCCTCGCGCGCGGCCGAGCGCGGCCCCACCCGGCGCTATCCCTTTGGGCTGGACTCGCTGACGCCGCTCGTGGTCGCGATCCAAGGCGTCGCGCTGGGCGCCACCCTCGTGTACGCGGCGGTGACCGCGGTTGCGGACATTCTCGACGGCGGGCATCCGGTCAACGCTGGTGTTGTCGCCGTGATGGCTGGCGTGGCAGGCCTGGTGGGCGTGGGCTTTGCGGCGTGGCTGCGACGCATCAAGCCGGGAAGTGACCTCATCTCATCCGAGGCGCACCAGTGGCGAGCCGGCGGCGTGCGCGCCCTCGTGGCCGCGGTCGGCGCCGCACTTGGCGCGATCGCCGTATCTCGCGGGGCCCCCTTCACCGATTACGTCGACTCGGCACTCGTGCTCCTCGCGTGCGCACTCGTTGTTCCGGTACCGGTCAAGCTGGTGCGTCACGGCGTCAACGAACTGCTCGAGGGCCTTCCCGACCGCTCAACCATGGCGGCACTCGAGGACGCGGTCGCCACCGTCACGGCGTCGCTCGACCTGCCCCAGCCGCAGGTTCGCGCCACCAAGCTGGGCCTCAAGGTCTACCTCGACGTGCGCTACGTGGTCGTCTCCCCGGATGTCACCATCGGCTTCGAGGACCAGGTGCGGCGCGCCATGGCCGACGCTGTGGCCCACCTTCCGCTCGATGTGTGGGCCACGGTGCAGCTCACCTTGGGCGGCGACGAGTAG
- a CDS encoding SGNH/GDSL hydrolase family protein, whose amino-acid sequence MRIAAVGDSFMEGVGDEDEHGEPRGWADRVAHALAQRLDEPVYYANFAIRGRILKPIATTQLDAALALDPQPDLILFNGGGNDMLRPTFSVKKMMRLTQRAVDACREAGVPLVFVTGAHPTPRLPLARLMDGRGDAYMEAALGLVARTGNRLISNWEDEDIRDFRYWADDRLHLGPLGHARVAAAVLTALGYPTDPPPEGDPAPGATLRSEARYVRVHMLPYVGRRLASRSTGRGREPKYATWHRMGA is encoded by the coding sequence GTGCGAATTGCGGCCGTCGGTGACAGCTTCATGGAGGGCGTCGGCGACGAGGACGAGCACGGCGAGCCGCGCGGCTGGGCGGACCGGGTGGCACACGCGCTCGCCCAGCGCCTCGACGAGCCGGTCTACTACGCGAACTTTGCGATCCGCGGGCGCATCCTCAAACCCATCGCCACCACCCAGCTGGACGCCGCCCTCGCGCTCGACCCCCAACCCGACCTGATCCTGTTCAACGGCGGCGGCAACGACATGCTCCGCCCAACCTTCAGCGTGAAGAAGATGATGCGGCTCACGCAGCGGGCCGTGGACGCGTGCCGCGAGGCGGGGGTCCCGCTGGTGTTCGTCACGGGAGCGCACCCCACGCCGCGGCTGCCCCTGGCGCGGCTCATGGACGGGCGCGGGGACGCGTACATGGAGGCGGCGCTCGGGCTCGTGGCGAGAACGGGCAATCGGCTCATCAGCAATTGGGAAGACGAGGACATCCGCGACTTCCGCTATTGGGCCGACGACCGCCTGCACTTGGGGCCCCTCGGTCACGCGCGCGTGGCGGCCGCGGTGCTGACGGCGCTCGGTTACCCCACCGACCCGCCGCCGGAGGGCGACCCGGCGCCTGGAGCGACCCTCCGGTCCGAGGCGCGGTACGTTCGCGTCCACATGCTCCCGTACGTTGGGCGCCGCCTCGCTTCGCGCTCCACGGGCCGCGGCCGCGAGCCCAAGTACGCGACCTGGCACCGGATGGGAGCATAG
- a CDS encoding NAD(P)-binding domain-containing protein yields MPDRVAILGAGALGRVLARLAAAAGYDVRIAGSGDPKFIALSVQIEAPGAVATTSLEAIADAQIVILAVPLHRVLELPPLAGHTVIDATNYWKDVDGELPEFADHPGGTSVAVASALPGAHVVKSLNHVSAADLAQHARDGRPIAIGIATNHNHSAAIVEDFVSALGFVPVVLGGLDQGVALQPGSAAFGRALTRESLLRAAEG; encoded by the coding sequence ATGCCTGACCGGGTCGCCATCCTTGGCGCGGGCGCGCTCGGCAGGGTGCTCGCGCGGCTCGCGGCCGCGGCGGGGTATGACGTGAGGATCGCCGGCTCTGGTGACCCCAAGTTCATCGCGCTCTCCGTTCAGATTGAGGCGCCGGGCGCGGTCGCCACCACGAGCCTCGAGGCCATCGCGGACGCCCAGATCGTCATCCTCGCGGTGCCCCTTCACCGGGTGCTCGAGCTCCCGCCGCTCGCTGGCCACACGGTCATCGACGCGACGAACTACTGGAAGGACGTCGACGGCGAACTCCCCGAGTTCGCGGACCATCCCGGCGGCACATCCGTCGCGGTCGCGTCGGCCCTTCCTGGGGCGCATGTGGTCAAGTCGCTCAATCACGTGAGCGCTGCAGATCTCGCGCAGCACGCGCGAGACGGCAGGCCGATCGCCATCGGCATCGCGACCAACCACAACCACTCGGCGGCGATTGTGGAGGACTTCGTGAGCGCCTTGGGCTTTGTGCCGGTTGTCCTTGGCGGACTCGACCAGGGTGTGGCGCTGCAGCCAGGATCGGCCGCGTTTGGCCGGGCGCTGACGCGAGAATCGCTCCTCAGGGCCGCGGAAGGCTAG
- a CDS encoding alpha/beta fold hydrolase, translated as MTLHAVGSYGSLPGPTAVFLHGWGSDENDLAGLARYLPRGLAWASVRAPLRHPSFGYAWYQLDTEDSFGNLDRIGAATESLWEFLDDAIPAPTPLIPIGFSQGGLMASQLLRTRPERVHAAAILSGYVAPGALPADAALAVAQRPVFWGRGDADPVIPDAAIAVTEAFLPEHADLEVHIYPGLPHSVSERELADLTHFLERALAR; from the coding sequence GTGACCCTCCACGCTGTCGGTTCATACGGGTCGCTTCCCGGCCCCACAGCGGTGTTCTTGCACGGCTGGGGCTCCGACGAGAACGACCTTGCGGGCCTCGCGCGGTACCTTCCGCGTGGCCTCGCATGGGCCTCCGTGCGCGCCCCGCTGCGGCACCCAAGCTTCGGTTATGCCTGGTATCAGCTGGATACAGAGGACTCATTCGGGAACCTCGACCGCATCGGCGCTGCCACGGAGTCCCTCTGGGAGTTCCTCGACGACGCGATCCCCGCGCCCACGCCGCTGATCCCCATCGGTTTCTCCCAGGGAGGGCTCATGGCCTCGCAGCTGCTGCGCACTCGCCCAGAGCGCGTGCATGCCGCGGCGATCCTGAGCGGCTACGTCGCCCCCGGCGCGCTTCCGGCCGACGCCGCGCTTGCTGTCGCACAACGTCCCGTGTTCTGGGGTCGGGGCGACGCCGACCCGGTGATTCCGGACGCCGCCATCGCCGTGACGGAGGCGTTCCTGCCTGAGCACGCGGATCTTGAAGTGCACATCTACCCGGGGCTGCCGCACTCGGTGAGCGAGCGGGAGTTGGCGGATCTGACCCATTTCCTCGAGCGTGCGCTGGCGCGCTGA
- a CDS encoding TetR/AcrR family transcriptional regulator, with protein sequence MTEPAESRFDRRKAATRARIAAAGEELLATRGYDNTSMEDIAELADVAIRTIYLHFPSKAAIMLAQFDGWLEAFVDALNARPIEEALAASVRHALAELDAQGWPDRSFGSMADLHPMAEMLASGNAEVAGHVMHQWVLAQDRIAASAAQRSGAKPGDLAPRARAGTVFSIWISTILMVRDRFESGDLEPTRTGNQLGADLIDLAVPPTL encoded by the coding sequence ATGACAGAGCCCGCCGAGTCGCGGTTTGACCGACGCAAGGCCGCGACACGCGCCCGGATCGCGGCTGCGGGCGAGGAGCTGCTGGCCACGCGCGGATACGACAACACGTCGATGGAGGACATCGCGGAGCTCGCGGACGTGGCGATTCGCACGATCTACCTGCACTTTCCCTCGAAGGCAGCGATCATGCTGGCGCAGTTCGACGGCTGGCTCGAGGCTTTCGTCGATGCGCTCAACGCGCGGCCCATCGAGGAGGCGCTGGCGGCGAGCGTGAGGCACGCACTCGCCGAGCTCGACGCGCAAGGTTGGCCGGATCGCTCGTTCGGGTCCATGGCGGACCTGCACCCGATGGCAGAGATGCTCGCCTCTGGCAACGCCGAGGTCGCGGGACACGTCATGCACCAGTGGGTGCTCGCCCAGGACCGGATCGCGGCTTCAGCGGCCCAGAGGTCCGGGGCAAAGCCCGGCGACCTGGCGCCGCGTGCGCGCGCCGGCACCGTGTTCTCTATCTGGATCTCCACCATCCTCATGGTCCGCGACCGCTTCGAGAGCGGCGACTTGGAGCCAACGCGAACGGGCAATCAGCTGGGCGCGGACCTCATCGATCTCGCCGTGCCGCCCACACTCTGA
- a CDS encoding SGNH/GDSL hydrolase family protein translates to MRIAFVGDSFIEGVGDEQADGSVRGWADRVAEGLAVNGLEHVFYANFAVRGRLLEPIATEQVDAALALEPKPDLLVINGGGNDMMRRGYSTQRCTELLARVVERTAEAGVDLLILSGPNPSDRLPMGATFNGRGRELTDAIPGLIAGIAGASFISCFDDEELRDARYWSEDRLHLNSLGHERVAAIVLTALGVATPTPPPGSPAPPRTRRGDAAYGVRYAAPWVGRRILGRSSGDGRSPKHPSWTAVQV, encoded by the coding sequence GTGCGAATCGCTTTCGTGGGGGACAGCTTCATCGAGGGCGTCGGCGATGAGCAGGCCGACGGCTCCGTTCGTGGCTGGGCGGATCGCGTGGCCGAGGGACTCGCGGTCAACGGCCTGGAGCACGTCTTCTACGCGAACTTCGCGGTCCGCGGGCGCCTCCTGGAACCCATCGCCACCGAGCAGGTGGATGCGGCGCTCGCACTGGAGCCCAAGCCCGATCTGCTGGTGATCAACGGCGGCGGCAACGACATGATGCGCCGCGGGTATTCGACGCAGCGCTGCACCGAGTTGTTGGCGCGAGTCGTGGAGCGCACCGCCGAGGCGGGTGTGGACCTCCTGATCCTCAGCGGGCCCAACCCGAGCGACCGGCTCCCCATGGGCGCCACCTTCAACGGCCGCGGGCGTGAACTCACCGACGCTATACCAGGACTGATAGCCGGGATTGCGGGTGCCAGCTTCATCAGCTGTTTCGACGATGAGGAGCTGCGTGACGCGCGCTATTGGTCGGAGGATCGGCTACATCTGAACTCGCTTGGCCACGAGCGCGTTGCCGCGATAGTGCTCACTGCGCTCGGTGTCGCGACGCCGACCCCGCCACCGGGAAGCCCCGCGCCCCCACGCACCAGGCGCGGCGACGCGGCGTATGGCGTGCGGTACGCGGCACCGTGGGTGGGTCGGCGCATCCTCGGAAGGTCCTCGGGCGACGGCCGCAGCCCCAAGCACCCCAGTTGGACCGCCGTGCAGGTGTAG
- the nrdD gene encoding anaerobic ribonucleoside-triphosphate reductase gives MTATDVSRTSPPNLATPSGTLTVVKRDGRTLTFDDGRIREALHKAFAAVHDDVTDQHARTIATLTQQIDRELQERFTTEVKIYEIQSVVEHVLLEAREYEVARAYIDYRVQRDFARSKATDLNHSINKLLDKDATLVNENANKDSQVFNTQRDLTAGIVGKSIGLRMLPPHVANAHQKGDIHYHDLDYHPYQPMTNCCLIDFETMLATGFRIGNAAVTPPRSIQTATAQISQIIANVSSSQYGGCTVNRADELLAPYARLNFEKHLADAEIWIGPEWIDDANRRREYAQAKTRKDIYDAMQSLEYEINTLFTSNGQTPFTSVGFGLGTDWFEREIQIAILNIRIRGLGGEGRTAIFPKLLFTLKRGLNLDPGDPNYDIKQLAVECATKRMYPDVLSYDRIVEMTGSFKAPMGCRSFLQGWEDEDGRDTVEGRMNLGVVTLNLPRVALESRGSKEVFWALLEERLSIVHDALMFRIARCKEAAPTNAPILYQFGAFGKRLGPADAVDQLFANGRATVSLGYIGLYEVAAAFYGGAWEGNAEAKEFTLDVLRAIRTHARDWTAASGYQVSVYSTPSESLTDRFCRMDKERFGEVADITDKDYYTNSFHYDVRKSPTPFEKLDFEAPYADLATGGFIHYCEYPVLQQNPKALEAVWDYAYDRVGYLGTNTPIDRCYECGFSGDFNPTERGFSCPECGNEDPRTCDVVKRTCGYLGNPQQRPMVHGRHQEIASRVKHMPGRTRVP, from the coding sequence GTCCACGACGACGTCACCGACCAGCACGCCCGCACCATCGCAACACTCACCCAGCAGATCGACCGCGAGCTCCAGGAGCGCTTCACAACAGAGGTCAAGATATATGAGATCCAGTCCGTCGTGGAGCACGTCCTGCTCGAGGCCCGCGAGTACGAGGTGGCCCGCGCGTACATCGACTACCGCGTGCAGCGCGACTTCGCTCGCTCCAAGGCCACGGACCTCAACCACTCCATCAACAAGCTGCTGGACAAGGACGCGACGCTCGTCAACGAGAACGCCAACAAGGACTCGCAGGTCTTCAACACCCAGCGCGACCTCACCGCCGGGATTGTGGGGAAGTCGATCGGCCTGCGAATGCTCCCGCCGCACGTGGCGAACGCCCACCAGAAGGGCGACATCCACTACCACGATCTCGATTACCACCCCTATCAGCCCATGACCAACTGCTGCCTCATCGACTTCGAGACGATGCTCGCTACGGGCTTCCGCATCGGCAACGCCGCGGTCACGCCCCCAAGAAGCATCCAGACCGCCACGGCCCAGATCTCGCAGATCATCGCGAACGTCTCCAGCAGCCAGTACGGCGGCTGCACGGTCAACAGGGCGGATGAACTGCTCGCGCCCTATGCGAGGCTGAACTTCGAGAAGCACCTGGCAGATGCCGAGATCTGGATTGGCCCGGAGTGGATCGATGACGCCAACAGGAGGCGCGAGTACGCCCAGGCCAAGACCCGCAAGGACATCTACGACGCGATGCAGTCGCTCGAGTACGAGATCAACACGCTCTTCACGTCCAACGGCCAGACCCCCTTCACGTCGGTTGGCTTCGGCCTCGGCACCGACTGGTTCGAGCGCGAGATCCAGATCGCGATCCTGAACATCCGCATCCGCGGCCTTGGCGGCGAGGGCCGCACCGCGATCTTCCCCAAGCTCCTGTTCACCCTCAAGCGCGGCCTCAACCTGGACCCTGGCGACCCCAATTACGACATCAAGCAGCTCGCCGTCGAGTGCGCCACCAAGCGCATGTACCCGGACGTGCTCAGCTACGACCGCATTGTGGAGATGACGGGCTCGTTCAAGGCGCCCATGGGCTGCCGCAGCTTCCTGCAGGGGTGGGAAGACGAGGACGGCCGCGACACCGTGGAAGGACGCATGAACCTCGGCGTCGTGACGCTCAACCTGCCGCGCGTCGCGCTCGAGTCGCGCGGCAGCAAGGAGGTGTTCTGGGCGTTGCTGGAGGAGCGGCTGAGCATCGTCCACGACGCCCTCATGTTCCGCATCGCGCGCTGCAAGGAGGCCGCGCCCACCAACGCGCCCATCCTGTACCAGTTCGGCGCGTTCGGTAAGCGCTTGGGGCCGGCCGACGCTGTGGACCAGCTTTTCGCGAACGGTCGCGCCACCGTGTCGCTGGGCTACATAGGGCTCTACGAGGTGGCGGCCGCCTTCTATGGCGGCGCGTGGGAGGGCAACGCGGAGGCGAAGGAGTTCACGCTCGACGTGCTCCGCGCGATCCGGACCCACGCGCGGGACTGGACGGCAGCGTCGGGCTACCAGGTCAGCGTGTACTCGACGCCGAGCGAAAGCCTCACCGACCGCTTCTGCCGCATGGACAAGGAGCGGTTCGGCGAGGTCGCGGACATCACGGACAAGGACTACTACACGAACTCCTTCCACTACGACGTGCGCAAGAGCCCAACTCCCTTCGAGAAGCTGGACTTCGAGGCGCCCTACGCGGACCTCGCGACGGGCGGGTTCATTCACTACTGCGAATACCCGGTGCTGCAGCAGAACCCCAAGGCGCTCGAGGCGGTGTGGGACTACGCCTATGACCGCGTGGGCTACCTGGGTACCAACACGCCCATCGACCGCTGCTACGAGTGTGGCTTCTCGGGCGACTTCAACCCCACCGAGCGTGGATTCTCGTGCCCGGAGTGCGGGAATGAGGACCCGCGCACGTGCGACGTCGTGAAGCGCACGTGCGGCTACCTCGGCAACCCCCAGCAGCGGCCCATGGTGCACGGTCGCCACCAGGAGATCGCCTCACGCGTCAAGCACATGCCTGGTAGAACCCGAGTTCCGTAG
- a CDS encoding serine protease — translation MRRILAAAASVTALVLVATGCTDMDQETSPDPSLAETAEPPSALPDVAPALPLAELEAFSGVATMNAGGNCTGTLIDTGVPTGPAYVLTNGHCVGDIGRSAQGTTTALEWFGDAEFFRAEGNLENTYTVPVVELAYSTMRLTDTGIVRLDATLGELEQAGVNPVPIADAEPAGGASVVNIGVPVQDLMDYQWVMRKGACTLGEQHTLIEFHWLWQNVWSNDCPGIIQGSSGSPLFQTDAAGAPAQIVAMINTTSWGTSQAEGGACAINRPCQVDADGTVTMVEETSYAQSVAGIGRCFDSATGEFSLSDDCPLPTSSIWTTSGGGTFQGGTTPNVSERVPWANFVGATVNTFRYSLVPLGDGGVCTDPATYAQAPSATLEVAGEAWEDKGTLVEPVLPDTEGWYLLCAVNGDDYAGAASVIFQVDETPPIFPADASLERQDDGAVIIHPHFNPPEISTIRYVLGPEGTVDCDDTDAFQSSLTFFTWVEPADMPATYCLFGLDAAGNRSPVTQIDIPAP, via the coding sequence ATGCGCAGGATTCTGGCGGCAGCGGCGTCGGTCACCGCGTTGGTGCTGGTAGCCACCGGCTGCACGGACATGGACCAAGAGACCTCTCCCGACCCGTCCCTCGCCGAGACGGCAGAACCGCCATCCGCGCTGCCCGACGTCGCGCCCGCGCTGCCTCTCGCCGAACTCGAGGCGTTCTCCGGTGTTGCCACCATGAACGCGGGCGGCAACTGCACGGGAACCCTCATCGACACGGGCGTGCCGACGGGGCCCGCGTACGTCCTCACGAACGGCCACTGCGTTGGCGACATTGGGCGCTCCGCGCAGGGAACCACCACCGCCCTTGAGTGGTTCGGCGACGCCGAGTTCTTCCGCGCCGAAGGCAACCTCGAGAACACGTACACGGTGCCCGTTGTGGAGCTCGCCTACTCGACCATGCGCCTCACCGACACGGGAATCGTGCGCCTAGACGCCACGCTCGGCGAGCTCGAGCAGGCGGGCGTGAATCCGGTGCCGATCGCGGACGCCGAACCGGCAGGCGGCGCCAGCGTGGTCAACATCGGGGTACCGGTGCAGGACCTGATGGATTACCAATGGGTGATGCGCAAGGGCGCCTGCACGCTCGGCGAGCAGCACACCCTCATCGAGTTCCACTGGCTGTGGCAGAACGTGTGGTCAAACGACTGCCCCGGAATCATCCAGGGGTCGTCGGGCTCGCCGCTGTTCCAGACCGACGCTGCGGGCGCCCCCGCGCAGATCGTGGCGATGATCAACACCACCAGTTGGGGCACGTCCCAGGCGGAGGGCGGCGCCTGCGCCATCAACCGGCCGTGCCAGGTGGATGCGGACGGCACCGTGACGATGGTCGAGGAGACGAGCTATGCGCAGTCCGTAGCCGGGATCGGCCGCTGCTTCGACTCGGCCACCGGTGAGTTTTCGCTCTCTGACGACTGTCCGCTGCCGACGTCGAGCATCTGGACCACCAGCGGCGGCGGCACATTCCAAGGCGGCACCACGCCAAATGTCTCGGAGCGAGTGCCCTGGGCGAACTTCGTGGGAGCCACGGTGAACACGTTCCGGTACTCGCTGGTGCCCCTTGGCGATGGCGGCGTCTGCACGGATCCCGCCACCTACGCGCAGGCGCCGTCGGCGACCCTTGAGGTTGCAGGCGAGGCCTGGGAGGACAAGGGCACCCTGGTCGAACCCGTGCTTCCCGACACCGAGGGCTGGTATCTGCTGTGCGCCGTGAACGGTGACGACTACGCGGGCGCAGCCTCCGTGATCTTCCAGGTGGACGAGACGCCGCCGATCTTCCCCGCGGACGCGTCGCTTGAGCGCCAGGACGACGGTGCCGTGATCATCCACCCGCACTTCAATCCGCCGGAGATCTCGACCATTCGCTACGTGCTGGGACCAGAGGGCACGGTGGACTGCGACGACACGGACGCGTTCCAGTCGTCGCTGACCTTCTTCACGTGGGTGGAGCCGGCGGACATGCCCGCGACGTACTGCCTGTTCGGGCTCGACGCGGCAGGAAACCGCTCGCCGGTCACGCAGATCGACATCCCCGCTCCCTAG